Part of the Gemmatimonadota bacterium genome, CGGCCGACGACACCCGGCCCCGTGCCCTGATCATGGTGTCGCGGGAACTGCACTGCCTGCTGGACCTGCTGAATCGCACGCGCATGGACAAGCTTCGGCTGGATACTCCCCTGATCATCTCCAACCACACGGACGCCGAACAACTGGCGAAGGAATCGGCCATCGACTTTCTGCATCTTCCGATTACGCCCGAGAACAAGGAGGAGCAGGAGGAACGCCTGATCGACGAAATCGAGGAAAACAATATCGACTTCGTCGTACTGGCCCGGTACATGCGCATCCTCGGCCCCGAGGTCTGCGCGCGGATGGCGGGACGCATCATCAACATCCACCACTCCTTCCTGCCCGGATTCAAGGGCACCCGCCCCTACCACCAGGCGCACCGGCGCGGCGTGAAGCTGATCGGCGCAACCGCCCATTACGTGACGGCCGACCTCGACGAGGGTCCGATCATCGAGCAGGACGTGGAAGCGGTGACCCACCGCATGTCGCCGGCGGAACTGACGGCCGTGGGACACGACATCGAACGCATCGTGCTCGCGCGGGCCGTGCTCTACCATATCCAGCGCCGGGTCCTGATCAACGGACGCCGTACCGTCGTGTTTCGATGAATATACGGATTGAAAGCGAAGACCGGCCGGGTCTAGCGGCTTTGGAAAAGCGGGGGTGTGAATCCCGGGGTGAGCGGCTAAATTGAGCGCGGGAGTGTTAAGCGCGGGTCGAGCGCCGCCGGGAAGGAGCGGGAGTGTTAGCGCGGGTCGACAGGCTTGGGGCAGAATGGGGAGCTGCCGGCTCAGGCGTACTGGTCCATCAGGGCGTCAATGGTCGCCTGCTCCGTGCCGTAGGCCTTGGCGTACACGTCCTGCAGCTTGTCGGTATAGGTACGGTATTCGTCCTGGAAGAACACGCCGCTGTGGAAAACCCCCTCGCCCACCTCTTCCATGGCCATGTCGATCGCCTTGATCCGGTCGCCGGTGTTCCAGCCGTCCGGCAGCGGCATGAAGGACTCCTTCCAGGGGTCGTAGGTGTTGTAGAAGGTGGGGCAGGGACTCATGGCGTGGACGAAGCCGAACCCGGGATGATCGAGCCCCTGGCCGATGATCTTCGCCATTTCCGTCGCCTGGCTCGAGAAGGTGCGCGCGACGAAACTGCAACCGTACACGATCACCATGGCCAGAATGTTCAACTGGCCTTCCAGCACTCCTTCGTAGGGCGCCATCTTGGGCATGGACACGCTGCGCCGCAGCGCCTGCATCCCCGGGGGCGTGCTGGGTGACGGCTGGCCCTTGGTCAGTCCGTAGACCTGGTTGTCCATCACGATGTAGGTGATGTCCTGGTTGCGGCGCACGGCATGGGGCACGTGGCCGCCGCCGATGGCGAACCCGTCGCCGTCGCCGCCGACGGCGATGACCGTCAGGTCGGGATTTGCCGCCTTGACGCCCTGGGCCGCGGGCAGCGCGCGGCCGTGGACCACGTGCAGGCCGTAGGCGTTGACGAATTCGGGCAACCGGCCGGAACAGCCGATACCCGATACGATGACCACGTCCCTGGGATCCAGGTTGCGTTCGGCGAGGGCGCGCTGCAGCGCGGCAAGCACGCCGAAATCTCCGCATCCGGGGCACCACGTCGGCTTGACTTCGCTGCGGTAATCCTTGAGCGTGCGCTTGACCGGTTGTGTTGCTCCGTCAGCCTGTTCGGTCCGCTCGGGCGCCTTGGTTTTGGCGGTGTCGGCCGTACGGACTTCAGCCATACTGTAGCACTCCTTCGATGTACTCCTCGATTTCACCCGCCTTGAAGGGCAATCCCGTTATGATGTTGAACCGCTGCAGCGAAACGGCGAGACGGCCCTGCAGGTAATTCGCGAACTGGCCGCTGGCGTTCAGTTCCACCACCGAGACCACCGGGATGGACTCGATGAAGGCGCGCGCTTCTTTTTCCGGCAGGGGATGCAGCATCTTGAAAATCAGGGCGGCCACCTTGTACCCCTTCGCCAGGGTCCGGTCCAGGGCTTCCAGAATGGGACCCTCCGACGATCCCCAGCCGATCAGGCCCAACTGGGCGTCCTCCGCGCCGTACCGCTGCACGAATCCGGGTTCGTTCACGGCGGACTCGATTTTCTGATGCCGTTTTTCCGTCATGCGGATATGGGCTTCGGGCGAGTAGTCGATGTGGGCGTGCTCGTCGTGTTCCAGGCCCGTCGCCACGTAGTGCTGGCCATGACGGCCCGGCAGGGGCATGGGAGAAACGTAGTCGTCCGTCATCTCGTACCGGTCGAATTCCTGCGGGGAGACCTCGCCGTTCAGTTCGGGCTGCTTACGTTCGACGATCTCGATCCGGCTCAGATCGGGGCGGGACATGACCTGCGCCCGCTGCGAAAGATGCTGGTCGCTGAGCAGGATGACCGGAGTCTGGTATTTCTCCGCGAGATTGAAGGCCTTGACCGCCGTGTAGAAACAATCCTCGGTGTTGGTGGCCGCGATCACGATGCGGGGCGCCTCTCCGTGCGCGCCGTGAATGGCCAGGTTCAGGTCCGACTGCTCCGTCTTGGTGGGCATGCCGGTACTCGGTCCGCCGCGCTGGACGTCGACGACCACGAGAGGGATCTCTTCCATGGTGGCCAGGCCGAGCGCCTCGACCATGAGGGACAGCCCCGGGCCCGCCGTGGCGGTCATGACCTTCGCACCCGTGAAGGAAGCCCCGATGGAGGCGGTAATGGCCGCGATCTCGTCTTCGGTCTGCATCAGGACGCCGCCCACCCGGGGCATCGCTTTCGCCAGCGTCTCCATCACGTCGCTGGCGGGCGTGATGGGATAGCCCGCGTAATACCGGCATCCAGCGGCCAGCGCGCCCATGCACAGCGCGTCGTTTCCCGTCATGATCAGCTGGGCATGGCCGTTCTTGCGCTCGACGGCAACCCGCAGACCCAGGTCGATGCCGTTTTCGTCCACGTATACATAGGCCTGCTTCAGCGCGTTTATGTTGGACTCGAGAAACTCCTTACGGCGGCCCCACCGGCTTTCGGCCACCATCTGCTTCGCCGAATCGAAGGGAATGCCCAGGCAAACGGTCAGGATCCCGAAGGCCAGCACGTTCTTCGACTTCATCGTCTTGATGACGGTCTTCGTGATCTTCTGGAGCGGCACGCCGATCTGGGTCAGCGCCAGGCTTTCGTCCGCCTCGCATTCGTCCGGATCGTATATAACGACGCCGGTGGGCTTGACCTCGCCCACGTGAATGTCGTAATTCTCCTGGTTCCAGACCATCAGGATGTCGAGCGCGTCGCCGGGCGAACGGACCGGCGTGTCCTGCACCCTGACCTGGGTCATGGAGGCCCCGCCCTTGATCTCGGCCGGGAGGTTCTTGAAGGTATAGATATAGAGACCCGACCGGGCCAGCGCTTCGGCCAGCACGTCGCCGACGGTAAGCACGCCTTCGCCGTTCTCTCCGGCAATGCGTATGGTCAGATCCAGTTGATCCATCAAACGGCCCTTCACATCCGTCCATCCGGCGGATTCGGCAAAATCATTTGATTATACAGGGTTGAACACCCGAAAGTCAATTCTAATCGTTACGGAATCGTAACATCTTTACCTATTCGCACTTATCTGTACGCTGGACCTCCGGCGGGCTCCTCGTGGGTGGTCCGGGGGCGGCTGCCGGCGGGGCGGGCCCTTCGCACCGGACAACGGGACACACGGCAGCTACCAGCCGTGTATCCGGTGGCCCTGTCCCGGAAACCATATGATGTCCACGAGGTTGGACAGGACCAGTCCTGTGCAGAACCCGACCAGCATCCCCATGATCAGCGGCTGGGCGCGCCGGAACAGGCTTATGCCGCCGGAGCGGAGCAACAGGACCTTGACCGCCCAGGCCAGGAAGAGGGTGAACGCCCCGTTGTCTATCGCCACGCCCCGCGCGATCATAAGTCCCACGGGATGCAGCGGCCATCCCGGAAACTTGTAGCGGAGGAAGATCAGCGCCATCATGAGGAATCCCCCCAGGAAGAACCAGGCCGTTTCCATGGCCGACATCCGGGTCGGGTTCTGGATCCATATCTTGACGCTCTCGAAAAAGTGGATGTTCCCCGTGGTGAAGGCCCACTGGTCGAACTGCGACGCGCCGACGGTCTCGTATCCGGAATAGACGGTATAGGCGACACCGACCAGGAACGCCAGGGCAAAGGCCCCGCAGATCACGGCGAACATCAGTTTCTTGTCGGTCCAGACCCGGTCCCCTAACCGGGTGATATGCGAAACGGAGACCATGGTAAAGGTCTTCCAGTTGCGGGCGAAGGCATTGCTCAGGCCGAAGGCCGTAAGGGACGACGGATCGATGCCGGAGGAGCCCACCCCGCGTATGAGGAACTCGTGGGAGTTCATGGGGAGGTCGAGGGCGACCAGGCCGGTTTCCGCCACGATCCGGGCCACGCCGACGTAGAAGATGAACAGCAGCAGCAGGAAAGGCACCATGATGACGAGATCCATGCCGGCCATGTGCAGGAAGGCCGCCATGTAGGCCACGCCCAGCAGCACACCCAGGACGGCCGCCCGATAAGAAAAGAACTCGCCGGAATCGTCCACTTCCGGCGCCCGGCCCAGGGCCTTCCGCACCACGTCCCACAGGTGGCGCCGGGCGATCCAGAACCCCCAGAGCACGAAGACGATCAGGGCGCCGATCTCCTGCAGCCGCACCGCGGCGTCCGGCGAAGCCCCGGTTTCGAGCAGGCCGACCGCGTTCATGCCGCCCGATTCGAGGATGGCGAACAGGTGGAAGACCCAGATGCTGAACAGGATGTCCACCGGGGAAAAGAGCGCGAAGCAGAACAGGTAGATGTTGACCTTGATCTTGATGGCGGGGAAGAGGTGGCCGATGACGAGGTCCGTCGCGTAGGGCTGTCCGATGGGGATCACGCCCACGGGGGTGAAGTAGTCCACCATGTTCCAGCCGATCACGCCCAGCGGCAGGGAAAACCCGATCCAGAAGAGCCGTCCCCGCATGAAGGACGGCAGGAACGAGCGGCCGCCGGGATCCTCGATGACCCGGGAGAGGACCTGGGCCAGCGGGAAGCTGAGCTTTTCGTGGACGATCCACTGTTTGCGCAGGATCACCACCAGGCAGGACCCCGCGAAGAACAGGGCGAGGAAGAACGTGCCCCACCAGAAGAGCGGGACGATCCAGGGGCGCCACGGGAACCGGGCGTAGGCGGGCAGCCCTTCGTAGAACCATCGTACGGTCTGGTCGGCGGGGTCGACCAGCAGCCAGGCCGGAAGGTATTGAAAGAAAACCTCTACCCACTGGTTTTCGGGCGACGCAAAATAGTATGGCGTGGTAATCACGCCGATGAAGTAGCTCATGAAGGCGTGGGACGGCACGGTGGACGCGATCAGGCCGAAGGTCAGAATGACGAGCAGTTCCGAAGTGCTGAACGTCGAGACCGGCCGGTACTTGCGCAGCAGGCCGTTTACGACGATGACGAAGAACAGGAAGGGCGCCATCAGGGACGCGGAGACGTGCTCGAAATCCATGAAGGTCCCCCGTACGACCCAGACGTTGTACGGGATCCAGAGGCTGATGAAAACGGCCAGGACGATCCCGATCAGGATCGAGCGGGGGGTCACGCGGCGGGGGTTTTCTTGTCGCATGTTCGGTTAGTCGGGATTCGGGTCTTCTGCGTGCCGGACAGACCTTGAGGAGACGGTTTTTGATGTCCGGAAATGTATACGAGCCCGATACGCTGAACAGGCTGTACCGGACGGGCGGCGATCCCGTGGACGACGGACGCTGCCGGTTGCGCCGCCCAAGGTTCGATTCCCGCTGGACCGGCCTGCTGCTGCCGGAAGACCGGGACATCCCGGAAAACCGCGGCTTCAACTACCTCATGGTGGAACCGGTCGACCTGCCCGCCGGCGGCGGGGACGAAGTCCTCGTCATCTTCCACGGGCTGAACGAGGGCAGTTATGCCAGGATGCTGCCCTGGGCCTGCAGTTTCGCCCTGCGGCTCGGCATCCCCGTCATCCTCTTCCCCCTGTCCTTCCACGTGGGGAGGCGTTCCGACCTCTGGCGCACGCAGGACCAGACCCGGATCGCCGCGCAACGCGCCGCCATGGACGGCAACGGGCGGACGAGTCCCTTCAACGGCCGCATAAGCGAACGGCTGTGCCGGTCGCCCGAACGCTACCTGCTCGGCGGCCTGCAGTCCTATTTCGACGCCGTGGACCTGGCCGCGCGGATTGAAGCGGGCGACCACGAATCCTGCCGGGCAGGGGCGCGCCCGCGTTTTCTGGGTTACTCGGCCGGCGGCTACCTGGCCCTGGTCCTGTTGCTGGCCGATCCCGGCGGCCGGTTTTCCGACTGCCGCACCGCGCTCTTCGCTTCCGGCGCTCCCCTCGACGGCATCCGGCCCGGAAGCCTGTTCATCATGGACGATGCGGCCGCGAAGCGCCTGTCGGCGTACCTTCGGGGCCGGTCTTTCCCGGACGGCGCGGTCGATGGCCGTCGCGGGGAACCGGCCGATGCGCCCGGCCGCTGGCTCGCGGAGGTGCTGTTCCACGGCGACGGGCTGGCGGAGCGCCTGAAGGCCATGCGGGACCGGCTGCTGGTCGTGGTCAATCCCTCCGACCGGGTCATATCCGCCGAACAGGCGGCCTGGAACCTGCACCCGTCGCCCGTCCTGCGACTGGACCTGGGCGTGCACGAGTTTCCCTTTACCACGGGAGATCCGCTGCCCGCCGTCTACGACCGGAGCGACCCGGAGACCCGGACCCTGATCAGGAACGTC contains:
- the purU gene encoding formyltetrahydrofolate deformylase; protein product: MKARTVKNFLLALSCPKRTGLIYTVTRWLAEQGCHVIESDTYIDPYSERFFMRVHFGGPVTLGSLWRTFAPLAEELEMQWDLSADDTRPRALIMVSRELHCLLDLLNRTRMDKLRLDTPLIISNHTDAEQLAKESAIDFLHLPITPENKEEQEERLIDEIEENNIDFVVLARYMRILGPEVCARMAGRIINIHHSFLPGFKGTRPYHQAHRRGVKLIGATAHYVTADLDEGPIIEQDVEAVTHRMSPAELTAVGHDIERIVLARAVLYHIQRRVLINGRRTVVFR
- a CDS encoding 2-oxoacid:ferredoxin oxidoreductase subunit beta, which translates into the protein MAEVRTADTAKTKAPERTEQADGATQPVKRTLKDYRSEVKPTWCPGCGDFGVLAALQRALAERNLDPRDVVIVSGIGCSGRLPEFVNAYGLHVVHGRALPAAQGVKAANPDLTVIAVGGDGDGFAIGGGHVPHAVRRNQDITYIVMDNQVYGLTKGQPSPSTPPGMQALRRSVSMPKMAPYEGVLEGQLNILAMVIVYGCSFVARTFSSQATEMAKIIGQGLDHPGFGFVHAMSPCPTFYNTYDPWKESFMPLPDGWNTGDRIKAIDMAMEEVGEGVFHSGVFFQDEYRTYTDKLQDVYAKAYGTEQATIDALMDQYA
- a CDS encoding 2-oxoacid:acceptor oxidoreductase subunit alpha, encoding MDQLDLTIRIAGENGEGVLTVGDVLAEALARSGLYIYTFKNLPAEIKGGASMTQVRVQDTPVRSPGDALDILMVWNQENYDIHVGEVKPTGVVIYDPDECEADESLALTQIGVPLQKITKTVIKTMKSKNVLAFGILTVCLGIPFDSAKQMVAESRWGRRKEFLESNINALKQAYVYVDENGIDLGLRVAVERKNGHAQLIMTGNDALCMGALAAGCRYYAGYPITPASDVMETLAKAMPRVGGVLMQTEDEIAAITASIGASFTGAKVMTATAGPGLSLMVEALGLATMEEIPLVVVDVQRGGPSTGMPTKTEQSDLNLAIHGAHGEAPRIVIAATNTEDCFYTAVKAFNLAEKYQTPVILLSDQHLSQRAQVMSRPDLSRIEIVERKQPELNGEVSPQEFDRYEMTDDYVSPMPLPGRHGQHYVATGLEHDEHAHIDYSPEAHIRMTEKRHQKIESAVNEPGFVQRYGAEDAQLGLIGWGSSEGPILEALDRTLAKGYKVAALIFKMLHPLPEKEARAFIESIPVVSVVELNASGQFANYLQGRLAVSLQRFNIITGLPFKAGEIEEYIEGVLQYG
- a CDS encoding DUF6051 family protein, with protein sequence MSGNVYEPDTLNRLYRTGGDPVDDGRCRLRRPRFDSRWTGLLLPEDRDIPENRGFNYLMVEPVDLPAGGGDEVLVIFHGLNEGSYARMLPWACSFALRLGIPVILFPLSFHVGRRSDLWRTQDQTRIAAQRAAMDGNGRTSPFNGRISERLCRSPERYLLGGLQSYFDAVDLAARIEAGDHESCRAGARPRFLGYSAGGYLALVLLLADPGGRFSDCRTALFASGAPLDGIRPGSLFIMDDAAAKRLSAYLRGRSFPDGAVDGRRGEPADAPGRWLAEVLFHGDGLAERLKAMRDRLLVVVNPSDRVISAEQAAWNLHPSPVLRLDLGVHEFPFTTGDPLPAVYDRSDPETRTLIRNVRNVHHIGPDYRDAFDRFIREVSAFLFPGGPNPA